TCCCGATACTCTGTCGGAGTATGCCTTTGCGGGCCTGCTGCGCGGCACGAAAACTGAAGTGGTTAAATGCCTTTCTAACGATCTGGAAGTGCCTGCCAGCGCCGAGATTATCCTTGAAGGTTACATTGAGCCGGGAGAGATGGCGCCGGAAGGACCGTATGGCGATCATACGGGCTATTATAATGAAGTGGATAGCTTTCCGGTCTTTACCGTCACGCATATTACACAGCGTGAGGATGCCATCTATCACTCCACCTATACCGGGCGTCCGCCCGATGAGCCTGCGGTATTAGGGGTGGCGCTCAATGAAGTCTTCGTGCCTATTCTGCAAAAACAGTTTCCGGAAATCGTCGACTTTTATCTGCCGCCGGAAGGGTGTTCTTACCGCCTGGCGGTAGTGACGATGAAAAAGCAGTACGCTGGTCATGCGAAACGCGTCATGATGGGCGTCTGGTCGTTTTTGCGCCAGTTTATGTATACGAAATTTGTTATCGTTTGCGATGATGACGTTAACGCACGCGACTGGAATGATGTGATCTGGGCGATTACCACCCGTATGGACCCTGCACGGGATACGGTGCTGGTTGAAAATACGCCGATTGATTACCTGGATTTTGCCTCGCCGGTCTCCGGGCTGGGTTCAAAAATGGGGCTGGATGCCACAAACAAATGGCCGGGCGAAACCCAACGCGAGTGGGGTCGTCCTATTGTTAAAGATCCTGAAGTTACCGCGCGTATTGATGCGATTTGGGATGAGCTGGCTATCTTTAAATAACTGAAAGCGGACATCGACATTTCAGGCTGCGGCGACTCAGCTTGAAAAATGTCGGTATTGACCCGACACCCGACAGAGGGAGCGCATGACAACCTTAAGCTGTAAAGTGACCTCGGTAGAAGCTATCACCGATACCGTATATCGGGTTCGTTTAGTGCCGGACGCGGCGTTTTCATTCCGCGCTGGTCAGTATTTGATGGTCGTAATGGACGAGCGTGACAAACGCCCGTTTTCGATGGCTTCAACGCCGGACGAGAAAGGGTTTATTGAATTACACATTGGCGCCTCCGAGCTCAATCTGTATGCGATGGCGGTCATGGATCGGATTCTGAAAGACCGGGAAATCGTCGTCGATATTCCGCATGGCGACGCCTGGCTACGTGACGATGAAGAGCGTCCGTTGATTCTGATCGCGGGCGGTACGGGCTTTTCTTATGTGCGCTCCATCCTGTTGACGGCGTTAGCGCGCAACCCGGCCCGCGATGTTACCATTTACTGGGGCGGCCGCGAAGAAAAGCACCTCTATGATCTCTCTGAGCTGGAAGCACTCTCTGTTAACCATCCGAATTTGCGTATTGAACCTGTTGTCGAGCAGCCGGAAGAAGGCTGGCGTGGACGTACAGGAACGGTACTTACGGCGGTATTGCAGGATTATGGTACGCTGGCGGGGCACGATATTTATATTGCCGGACGTTTTGAGATGGCGAAAATCGCCCGCGATCTGTTCTGTCATGAGCGTAACGCGCGGGAAGATCGTCTGTTTGGCGATGCGTTCGCATTTATTTAACTATTTTATGGGACGCAGTAGCGTCCCTTTTTACGTTAGCCTACCTAAAAGTCCTCTTAAATATTAATTAATCGTCAACTATAAAACCTTATGATATTGAATATCTACAGGCTTTGTATTGCGTGTAATAAATTAAGTAATATTATGTCCTGAGGCTATCAATAAAAATAGTTAATTATATATGCTTCATTTATTTTTATAAAAGAAACATAAAATGGAAAGTTAGTTATTTATTTATAAGATGGAGAGTGTTATGAAATTTAAATATGCTTTAACTTCTCTCGCATTATCTGTTGCAATTTTGTCATCAGTACCTTCTACTGCTTTCGCCATCGGCGGCGCCAGCGGCGCTAAAGTGGACTATCAGGTCCAGGGAAAAATTGGCGAAGTTGTTATGAACCCCTATGATATCGCGCCGCTAACCGCCGTTATTCGTAATGGCGGTTACCAGTTACGTGACGTGCATGTACGGATTGTACCCAAAGAAAATGGCCAGGAGATCGCGTATAAAGTTAATAATAAATACCTTTTAACGTATGGCGGTATTCCCGTCTTTGGTCTTTACCCGGATTATGTCAATACCGTTGAAGTTGAATATACAAGTATCCAGGGTAGTAAAACCGAAAATGTAAAAGAAAGCTATAAAATGTATGCACCGCCTGCCTATATTGAATCAGCGGGTACAAAAGAAGAACAATCAGCACTCTTTACTATCGATGTTAAAAAGGTTTCCCCAGAATTTAAAGATCGCTTGTATCTTTTGAATAATACGAAAGATAAGTCTGGGAATGGAACGCGTACTGTCTGGAACAACCCTACTGGGGGTGCATTAGAATGGAACTTCACTACAGCTAACGCTATTATCGACACCTCCGGTGATATTCGTTGGTTTATGAATCCAAGTTCAATTTATGATTTAAAGTCAATTTATCGTGCTGGCGTTATGATGGGCTTTAAACAAAACTAGGATGGCGCACTATCGTGGGGCTACGGTCAGCGTTATGTGAAAT
This DNA window, taken from Salmonella enterica subsp. enterica serovar Typhimurium str. LT2, encodes the following:
- a CDS encoding putative outer membrane protein; amino-acid sequence: MKFKYALTSLALSVAILSSVPSTAFAIGGASGAKVDYQVQGKIGEVVMNPYDIAPLTAVIRNGGYQLRDVHVRIVPKENGQEIAYKVNNKYLLTYGGIPVFGLYPDYVNTVEVEYTSIQGSKTENVKESYKMYAPPAYIESAGTKEEQSALFTIDVKKVSPEFKDRLYLLNNTKDKSGNGTRTVWNNPTGGALEWNFTTANAIIDTSGDIRWFMNPSSIYDLKSIYRAGVMMGFKQN
- the ubiB gene encoding FMN reductase (similar to E. coli ferrisiderophore reductase; flavin reductase (NADPH:flavin oxidoreductase) (AAC76847.1); Blastp hit to AAC76847.1 (233 aa), 90% identity in aa 1 - 233), with the protein product MTTLSCKVTSVEAITDTVYRVRLVPDAAFSFRAGQYLMVVMDERDKRPFSMASTPDEKGFIELHIGASELNLYAMAVMDRILKDREIVVDIPHGDAWLRDDEERPLILIAGGTGFSYVRSILLTALARNPARDVTIYWGGREEKHLYDLSELEALSVNHPNLRIEPVVEQPEEGWRGRTGTVLTAVLQDYGTLAGHDIYIAGRFEMAKIARDLFCHERNAREDRLFGDAFAFI
- the yigC gene encoding putative oxidoreductase (similar to E. coli putative oxidoreductase (AAC76846.1); Blastp hit to AAC76846.1 (497 aa), 95% identity in aa 1 - 491), translated to MDAMKYHDLRDFLTLLEQQGELKRITLPVDPHLEITEIADRTLRAGGPALLFENPKGYAMPVLCNLFGTPKRVAMGMGQDDVSALREVGKLLAFLKEPEPPKGFRDLFDKLPQFKQVLNMPTKRLRGAPCQQKIASGDDVDLTRLPVMTCWPDDAAPLITWGLTVTRGPHKERQNLGIYRQQLIGKNKLIMRWLSHRGGALDFQEWLAARPGERFPVSVALGADPATILGAVTPVPDTLSEYAFAGLLRGTKTEVVKCLSNDLEVPASAEIILEGYIEPGEMAPEGPYGDHTGYYNEVDSFPVFTVTHITQREDAIYHSTYTGRPPDEPAVLGVALNEVFVPILQKQFPEIVDFYLPPEGCSYRLAVVTMKKQYAGHAKRVMMGVWSFLRQFMYTKFVIVCDDDVNARDWNDVIWAITTRMDPARDTVLVENTPIDYLDFASPVSGLGSKMGLDATNKWPGETQREWGRPIVKDPEVTARIDAIWDELAIFK